A window of the Vallitalea okinawensis genome harbors these coding sequences:
- a CDS encoding family 4 glycosyl hydrolase, with translation MNTHEKRTSNKINIAYIGGGSRQWARKIMSDLIIEESISGEVRLYDIDTKAAKKNEVIGNMFNNLPGAKTTWHYKAVHTLKDALEGANFVIISITPGTIEKDMYSDVHTPECYGIYQAVGDTVGPGGYIRALRTIPMYIEIANAIKDYAPDAWVINYTNPMTLCVRTLYQVFPQIKAFGCCHEVFGTQELLMTALNEELNLGLTDRSQIKVNVSGINHFTWIDEAFYKDIDLIPIYTQFANKYYDHGLIKEEHRGDPFKNAHKVKFDLFRRYGVIAAAGDRHLIEFVPQWYLKNESDQEKWIYWLTKVERRINSLRNKNQETNDIIAGKKELTISPSGEEGVQQIKSILGLKSFVSNVNLPNAGQIPWLPKGAVVETNAVFKSGSVKPVQTGNLPLNVQNLVLQHAINQEALIHAFFNQDKQGIMNIFANEPMVKRLSIEESTELFNIMIDNTKAYLPEWLLH, from the coding sequence ATGAATACACACGAAAAAAGAACAAGCAACAAGATTAATATAGCTTACATTGGTGGAGGAAGTAGGCAGTGGGCTAGGAAAATTATGTCTGACTTAATTATTGAAGAGTCAATCAGTGGAGAAGTTAGGCTTTACGATATAGATACAAAGGCTGCAAAGAAAAATGAAGTTATCGGTAATATGTTTAATAACTTACCTGGCGCTAAAACGACATGGCATTATAAAGCAGTCCATACACTTAAAGATGCCCTAGAGGGAGCAAACTTCGTTATTATTTCTATTACTCCTGGGACAATAGAAAAAGATATGTACTCCGATGTTCATACACCTGAGTGTTACGGCATCTATCAGGCGGTTGGTGATACTGTTGGTCCTGGTGGCTATATAAGAGCTTTAAGGACCATTCCTATGTATATAGAAATAGCCAATGCTATTAAGGATTATGCGCCAGATGCTTGGGTCATCAATTACACCAACCCTATGACCTTATGTGTTAGAACATTATATCAAGTTTTCCCACAAATTAAAGCCTTTGGGTGCTGCCATGAAGTATTTGGAACACAAGAATTGTTAATGACTGCACTTAATGAAGAACTCAACTTAGGATTAACTGATCGATCTCAAATTAAGGTTAATGTTTCTGGTATTAATCATTTCACTTGGATCGATGAGGCATTTTACAAGGATATTGATCTAATACCCATTTATACTCAATTTGCTAACAAATATTATGATCATGGACTGATCAAAGAAGAACACAGAGGAGATCCTTTTAAAAATGCTCATAAAGTAAAGTTTGATCTTTTCAGAAGATACGGAGTTATTGCAGCAGCTGGCGATAGACACCTTATCGAATTTGTTCCTCAATGGTACCTAAAAAATGAAAGTGACCAAGAAAAGTGGATCTATTGGTTGACAAAAGTGGAAAGAAGAATTAATAGCTTAAGAAACAAAAATCAGGAAACAAATGATATTATTGCAGGAAAGAAAGAGCTGACTATTTCACCATCAGGCGAAGAAGGTGTTCAGCAAATTAAATCTATCTTAGGCTTAAAATCATTCGTTTCCAATGTCAATCTACCTAACGCTGGTCAGATACCATGGCTACCTAAAGGAGCTGTTGTTGAGACAAATGCTGTTTTTAAAAGCGGGTCAGTTAAGCCCGTTCAAACTGGCAACTTGCCGCTTAACGTCCAAAATCTTGTATTACAACATGCCATTAATCAAGAAGCCCTCATTCATGCATTCTTCAATCAAGATAAACAAGGCATCATGAATATATTTGCCAATGAACCTATGGTGAAAAGATTATCTATAGAAGAGTCAACAGAGCTTTTCAATATTATGATTGATAATACAAAAGCTTATTTACCTGAATGGTTATTGCATTAA
- a CDS encoding type 2 periplasmic-binding domain-containing protein codes for MKRILALLLILTLSVSLIACTGQKTDDTNVTSDNQDEVKKETKKETKKTDSNIVYDGTFGQIVNEPAEISIFAKQDGGFSFTTDSTFANFYEEATGVKLIGTANPNVDDTTDLNLHATEGFPSDIISVAHLNDAMVQFANEGAFVDLNQYMDLMPNTKNFFENHPLGQQIYEASVTPQGELFLIASAERFKPTHVPLIRKDWLEKVGMEVPQTTEELEEVLLAFKDNNLGAGGITVPFVSKAWVLKQNLPPIFGARTESRATGRVIISDDGSEFYHGWSTNEFRHALTETSRWYDIGIFSKELFTEDDPKNMYFPSDRGGFTIWSASTIGFNDQPNMPEGFELVPMLPTEFDGQRLDQRATHFMRKGRIGISSSSKNVELAAAVLDSFLTEELIIQNAYGIIGEQIELVDTVDGIRVYQETKEWNDLIYADFNNNSKTARYDNGFLNIGITPDVIHDTFRHIKYGEEFGKSPVDEIEKIYLEAYASGEVNFVPGVPVSFTSEEQDEINNIKTNLEFYQDEAFAEAITNAYTQINDTWWNNYITKCNEIGMERLVEIYNTALDRNR; via the coding sequence TTGAAAAGAATTTTAGCTTTATTACTTATCCTTACTTTATCAGTCAGTCTAATCGCTTGTACTGGACAAAAAACTGATGATACTAATGTAACTAGCGATAATCAAGATGAAGTAAAAAAGGAAACGAAGAAAGAAACTAAAAAAACAGATTCAAATATTGTTTATGATGGTACATTCGGCCAGATTGTTAATGAACCAGCTGAGATATCTATCTTTGCTAAACAAGATGGTGGATTTTCCTTTACCACAGATTCAACTTTTGCAAACTTTTATGAAGAAGCAACAGGTGTCAAGTTAATTGGTACTGCTAATCCAAATGTAGACGATACTACAGATCTTAACTTACATGCTACTGAAGGATTTCCTTCTGACATTATATCTGTGGCCCATTTAAATGATGCCATGGTTCAATTTGCTAATGAAGGAGCATTTGTTGATCTTAATCAGTACATGGATTTAATGCCTAATACAAAAAACTTTTTTGAAAATCATCCACTGGGTCAACAGATCTATGAAGCAAGCGTCACTCCCCAAGGAGAGCTCTTCTTAATTGCTTCTGCTGAGAGATTTAAACCAACCCATGTACCTTTGATCAGAAAAGATTGGCTGGAAAAAGTAGGTATGGAAGTTCCTCAAACTACCGAGGAACTTGAAGAAGTATTACTAGCATTCAAAGATAATAACCTTGGAGCCGGCGGTATCACTGTTCCTTTTGTCTCCAAAGCATGGGTATTAAAGCAAAACCTACCTCCAATTTTTGGTGCTCGTACAGAAAGTAGAGCAACTGGTCGTGTCATTATTAGTGATGATGGTTCAGAATTTTACCATGGGTGGAGCACAAATGAGTTCAGACACGCTTTAACAGAAACTTCTAGATGGTATGATATAGGTATTTTCAGTAAGGAGTTGTTCACTGAGGACGATCCTAAAAACATGTACTTCCCTTCAGACCGTGGTGGCTTTACCATATGGAGTGCAAGCACCATAGGTTTTAATGATCAGCCTAATATGCCAGAAGGTTTTGAGCTTGTACCTATGTTGCCTACAGAATTCGATGGCCAGCGACTTGACCAACGAGCTACTCACTTTATGAGAAAAGGTCGTATCGGAATATCTAGCTCAAGTAAAAATGTTGAACTTGCCGCCGCAGTACTGGATTCCTTCTTAACTGAAGAGCTTATTATACAAAATGCATACGGTATTATTGGCGAACAAATTGAACTTGTTGATACTGTTGATGGTATACGCGTTTATCAAGAAACAAAAGAGTGGAATGACCTGATCTATGCAGACTTTAACAACAATAGTAAAACTGCTCGTTACGATAATGGCTTCTTAAATATTGGTATAACACCAGACGTTATTCATGATACTTTCAGACACATCAAGTATGGTGAAGAATTTGGTAAATCACCTGTAGATGAGATAGAAAAAATATATCTTGAGGCCTATGCATCGGGAGAGGTTAATTTTGTTCCAGGTGTACCAGTCAGCTTTACTTCAGAAGAACAAGATGAAATTAATAACATCAAAACTAACCTTGAGTTTTATCAAGATGAAGCTTTCGCAGAAGCTATAACTAATGCTTATACACAAATAAACGATACTTGGTGGAACAATTATATAACAAAGTGTAACGAAATAGGGATGGAAAGACTTGTAGAGATTTATAACACAGCTCTTGATCGAAATAGATAA
- a CDS encoding carbohydrate ABC transporter permease — MVSFKLKKTKYYGLSKGELIFGYIVNILMVIAIIGALYPLLYVLSASLSSGIAVDRKQVFLLPVDLTFSAYEYLFSDRALWVSLANSFFYMFAGTAYCMVISVMVAYVMSRKNFLFNRFLNFFVLFTMWLGAGTIPRYLNYINLGMGDSRLGMIVGFGISAFNIILIRNYFDSLPKELVEAATIDGASESQVLTKIFVPLSSPILATVSLFYALSSWNSWFWYSLLIKTESKQPIQIILRRLLLYTAENIDDTSNEIIKIEAGGHNDTTLKYAIMVLSLIPVVIVYPYVQRHFTKGITLGGVKS, encoded by the coding sequence ATGGTAAGTTTTAAACTCAAGAAGACAAAATATTACGGATTATCTAAAGGGGAGCTTATATTTGGATATATTGTCAACATACTGATGGTTATTGCTATTATAGGTGCACTCTATCCCCTTCTATATGTACTTTCAGCTTCATTGAGTAGTGGTATTGCTGTTGATCGTAAACAAGTATTTTTGTTGCCAGTAGACTTGACCTTTAGTGCATATGAATATTTATTTTCTGACCGAGCACTTTGGGTTTCCTTAGCCAACAGTTTTTTCTATATGTTTGCAGGTACTGCTTACTGTATGGTGATCTCTGTTATGGTGGCTTATGTTATGTCGAGAAAAAATTTCTTATTTAATCGATTTCTTAACTTTTTCGTTTTATTCACCATGTGGCTGGGAGCAGGAACTATACCACGTTATCTCAATTACATTAATTTAGGCATGGGGGACTCCCGCCTTGGAATGATTGTAGGATTTGGTATTTCCGCATTTAATATCATTCTCATACGGAACTACTTCGACTCTCTTCCAAAGGAACTTGTGGAAGCCGCAACAATAGATGGTGCAAGTGAGTCCCAGGTTCTTACAAAGATTTTTGTCCCCTTATCATCACCTATCTTAGCAACTGTCTCATTATTTTATGCTTTATCAAGTTGGAACTCTTGGTTCTGGTACTCACTATTGATCAAAACAGAAAGTAAACAACCTATTCAGATTATCTTAAGGCGTTTGCTCTTGTATACAGCTGAGAATATTGATGATACAAGTAATGAAATCATTAAAATAGAAGCTGGTGGACATAATGATACAACACTTAAGTATGCAATCATGGTACTATCCCTTATACCAGTTGTTATTGTATACCCTTACGTTCAGAGACACTTTACCAAAGGTATTACCTTAGGTGGTGTTAAAAGCTGA
- a CDS encoding ABC transporter permease, translating to MANHMVKPLRSSTKKVTFGTKLKYSFKHQKLFYFLALPAIIYYLIFHYLPFYGLQIAFKDYSTFKGIWDSVWVGLDNFKYIFSGSGKFMFLRALKNTLLINAYSLIFAFPIPIILALLFNEIRNNLFRKVSQTVLYLPHFISELVVAGLVINLLSPDTGVINNILMSLHIIDEPIYFMIMPEYYRFIYIASGVWKNAGFDSIIYFAALLGISPSLYEAAKVDGANKFHVITNITLPGISSTIIIMFILRVGKLLSIGFEKTILLYQPQTYEVADVLGSYIYRIGLQGANQLDVATAAGLFESVVAVILVYISNRISKKIGGTSLW from the coding sequence ATGGCTAATCATATGGTGAAACCACTTAGAAGTAGTACAAAAAAAGTAACTTTTGGTACAAAGCTTAAATATTCCTTTAAACATCAAAAGCTATTTTATTTTTTAGCTTTACCAGCAATTATTTATTATCTTATATTTCATTATCTGCCCTTTTACGGCCTGCAAATTGCCTTCAAGGATTATAGTACTTTTAAGGGAATTTGGGACAGTGTTTGGGTAGGACTGGATAACTTTAAGTATATCTTCTCTGGTTCGGGGAAATTCATGTTCCTGAGGGCACTAAAAAATACTCTATTAATTAATGCCTATAGTTTAATATTCGCTTTTCCTATACCAATCATTTTGGCACTCTTATTTAATGAAATTCGCAACAATTTATTTAGAAAAGTATCACAAACAGTCCTTTACCTGCCTCACTTCATATCGGAACTGGTGGTAGCAGGTCTTGTTATCAATCTACTTTCTCCGGATACAGGGGTTATCAATAATATTCTTATGAGTTTACATATCATTGACGAACCCATTTACTTTATGATTATGCCAGAGTACTACAGATTCATTTACATAGCGTCAGGTGTATGGAAGAATGCAGGATTTGACTCCATTATATATTTTGCTGCACTACTTGGGATCTCACCTTCTCTCTATGAAGCCGCTAAAGTCGATGGAGCTAATAAGTTCCATGTTATTACGAACATCACTTTGCCTGGTATTTCTTCTACTATCATTATTATGTTTATATTACGAGTAGGTAAGTTATTAAGTATAGGATTTGAAAAGACTATATTACTTTATCAACCACAGACCTATGAGGTTGCAGATGTTCTAGGATCATATATTTATCGAATCGGTTTACAAGGAGCTAATCAACTTGATGTGGCAACAGCTGCTGGTCTCTTTGAATCAGTTGTAGCTGTCATCCTTGTATATATTTCTAATAGAATATCTAAAAAAATCGGAGGTACATCTTTATGGTAA
- a CDS encoding AraC family transcriptional regulator, whose amino-acid sequence MSDTIFFKEKLHHSFITENLFFDLDFHIRKELKNMEYQHFHPYYEIFIFLDGECNFIVNGSSYRLNTYDFVLIDRYQLHKSNYLSKKNKRLLLSFNKDYLSFAFNSQLQWILTIFQKPIPVLRFNNPEKRVIIDLINEFYTYSRKKDPAMEIMYQNTLLKLLYTIKKYIDNNVYTNEDIEKDTITKKIEDLTIYIHNHYCDKITLNSLSEKFFISPHYLSRKFKEYTHFSVTEYIQLTRVKKSCHLLLETNYKIIKIAELCGFGSLSQFNRVFAEKVGMSPTKYRNQTKHDIFSLS is encoded by the coding sequence ATGTCTGATACAATTTTTTTTAAGGAGAAACTTCACCATTCTTTTATAACTGAAAATCTATTCTTTGACCTTGATTTTCATATTAGAAAAGAGTTAAAGAATATGGAGTATCAGCATTTTCATCCTTACTATGAAATATTTATTTTTTTAGATGGTGAGTGTAATTTTATCGTTAATGGGTCCAGCTATCGCCTGAATACCTATGACTTTGTACTTATTGATAGGTATCAACTACATAAGTCTAATTATCTAAGCAAAAAAAATAAGAGATTACTTTTAAGCTTTAATAAAGATTATTTGTCTTTTGCATTCAATAGTCAATTGCAATGGATTCTGACTATTTTTCAAAAACCTATACCCGTTTTAAGGTTTAATAACCCAGAAAAAAGAGTTATTATTGATCTCATCAATGAATTCTATACCTATTCTCGTAAGAAGGATCCTGCTATGGAAATCATGTATCAAAATACACTTTTAAAATTATTATATACCATAAAAAAGTATATAGATAATAATGTTTATACCAATGAGGATATTGAGAAAGATACCATTACTAAGAAGATAGAAGATTTAACAATCTATATTCACAATCACTATTGTGACAAAATAACACTAAACAGTCTATCAGAAAAGTTTTTTATTAGCCCACATTATTTATCTAGGAAATTCAAAGAATACACTCATTTTAGTGTTACTGAGTATATTCAACTCACTCGAGTCAAAAAATCTTGTCACTTACTACTTGAAACTAATTATAAGATTATAAAAATAGCTGAGCTTTGTGGCTTCGGTAGCCTGTCTCAATTCAATAGAGTATTTGCTGAAAAAGTAGGCATGTCACCTACTAAATATAGAAATCAGACTAAACATGATATTTTTTCACTATCATAA
- a CDS encoding Gfo/Idh/MocA family protein: protein MKIVIIGCSGHYGYALDGISFNNKYTIVGISPGVEEENIDKIYEKVRKDHQEVRVYKDYLRMIEELNPEIAVVNTYCTKNEEIVINLLQRDIHLFIEKPLTTSMDSLCKIKDAYSKSKSHLCSMMGIRYHAAFLTAYQIVKEGGIGKVKLINAQKSYKLGQRGNFYEKRDYYGGILQWVGIHGIDWIYYFSGQEFSSVYGRSSELIEKDGNEIEMSGVCQFELTNGVYATLVTDFYRPETANSHDDDRLRVVGTKGIIEVRDNQVFVMSNDREGSQEIHLLEEKNIFEDFLESIEGNKTCFVSSAEVFEVTKASIYAKESADHNKIMFWNEVN, encoded by the coding sequence TTGAAAATTGTTATTATTGGTTGTTCTGGGCATTATGGTTATGCCCTAGATGGTATTTCTTTTAATAATAAATATACCATTGTAGGTATTTCACCTGGTGTAGAAGAAGAGAACATTGATAAGATATATGAAAAAGTGAGAAAAGATCATCAAGAGGTTAGGGTATATAAAGATTATCTGAGAATGATAGAGGAATTAAATCCAGAAATAGCAGTAGTCAATACATATTGTACCAAGAATGAAGAAATTGTCATTAATCTTCTTCAAAGAGACATTCATCTTTTCATAGAGAAACCACTTACCACATCAATGGATTCACTGTGCAAGATAAAGGACGCTTATAGTAAGAGTAAAAGTCATCTCTGTTCCATGATGGGTATTCGCTATCATGCTGCTTTTCTTACAGCCTATCAAATAGTTAAAGAAGGTGGTATTGGTAAAGTTAAGCTGATCAATGCTCAGAAATCCTATAAATTAGGTCAACGAGGCAACTTTTATGAAAAAAGAGATTATTATGGCGGTATTTTACAATGGGTAGGTATTCATGGGATTGACTGGATCTATTATTTCAGTGGGCAAGAGTTTAGTTCCGTTTATGGTAGGTCCAGCGAATTAATAGAGAAAGATGGAAATGAAATAGAGATGTCAGGAGTATGTCAATTTGAACTAACCAATGGGGTATATGCTACACTAGTTACTGATTTTTATAGACCTGAAACAGCAAACAGTCATGATGACGATCGATTAAGGGTTGTAGGGACTAAGGGGATTATAGAAGTTAGAGATAATCAAGTGTTTGTAATGAGTAATGATAGAGAAGGTTCACAAGAGATTCATCTCCTTGAAGAAAAGAATATTTTTGAGGATTTCTTAGAATCTATCGAAGGAAATAAAACATGTTTTGTATCATCAGCAGAGGTTTTTGAGGTGACTAAAGCATCTATATATGCTAAAGAATCAGCCGATCATAATAAAATTATGTTTTGGAATGAGGTCAATTAG